In one Lolium rigidum isolate FL_2022 chromosome 3, APGP_CSIRO_Lrig_0.1, whole genome shotgun sequence genomic region, the following are encoded:
- the LOC124700857 gene encoding BTB/POZ and MATH domain-containing protein 2-like has protein sequence MSMFSGVSVITEGKHCTTSVVNARTDSGYHLLVVKDYSRTVQEIPNGEQIISGAFMVGGHQWCIYYSPNGVNPSSADFISLYICLCGDDDEVEEVAEEKAKFELSFVDQVEYQKPMHIRATETYSFSSKGDLHGCSQFMKRDALERSAHLKDDCFTMRCDIMVCKDPNTGDAVGTLSDVHLHFDHLLHNKVGADVTFEVNGETFAAHRCVLAARSKVFMAQLFGPMMESNTSSVIHIKDMEAKVFAALLKFIYTDSFPEMDKDNNMEEGGQDEKKEEEAEYVMWLQDLFVAADRYELQRLKVLCEGHLAQDLSVSSVASTLALAEQH, from the coding sequence ATGTCGATGTTCTCCGGCGTATCTGTCATCACGGAAGGCAAGCACTGCACCACGTCGGTCGTTAACGCCCGCACGGACAGCGGCTACCACCTGCTTGTGGTCAAAGACTACTCACGCACCGTACAAGAGATACCCAATGGTGAGCAGATCATCTCCGGTGCATTCATGGTAGGAGGCCATCAATGGTGCATCTACTACAGTCCTAACGGTGTCAACCCGAGTTCTGCCGACTTCATCTCCTTGTATATTTGCCTTTGCGgtgacgatgatgaagtggaagaGGTCGCGGAGGAAAAGGCCAAGTTCGAGTTATCCTTCGTCGACCAGGTTGAGTATCAAAAGCCGATGCACATTCGTGCAACAGAAACTTACAGCTTCTCCAGCAAAGGTGATCTCCACGGCTGCTCTCAGTTTATGAAAAGAGATGCCCTTGAACGGTCGGCTCATCTGAAGGATGATTGTTTTACCATGCGGTGTGACATTATGGTTTGCAAGGATCCCAACACCGGTGATGCCGTTGGCACCCTGTCTGACGTACACCTGCATTTTGACCATCTCCTTCACAATAAGGTGGGTGCTGATGTGACATTTGAGGTCAACGGCGAGACGTTTGCTGCACACCGTTGTGTGCTTGCAGCCCGATCAAAAGTCTTCATGGCACAGCTCTTTGGCCCCATGATGGAGAGTAATACATCCAGTGTCATACATATCAAAGACATGGAAGCAAAAGTGTTTGCGGCTTTGCTTAAGTTCATCTACACAGATTCATTCCCTGAGATGGACAAGGACAACAACATGGAGGAAGGAGGACAAGATGAGAAAAAAGAGGAAGAAGCTGAGTATGTAATGTGGCTGCAGGACTTGTTTGTAGCGGCGGACAGATATGAACTCCAACGGCTCAAGGTCTTATGTGAAGGGCACTTGGCCCAGGATTTATCTGTGAGCTCCGTGGCCTCCACTCTTGCTCTAGCTGAGCAGCACTAG